One stretch of Laribacter hongkongensis DSM 14985 DNA includes these proteins:
- the glyA gene encoding serine hydroxymethyltransferase: protein MFPANHTIHAFDPELAAAMDAEIVRQHEHIELIASENYTSPAVMEAQGSQLTNKYAEGYPGKRYYGGCEYVDKVEQLAIDRVKELFGAEYANVQPHSGSQANQAVYFSILKPGDTVMGMNLGHGGHLTHGSPANLSGKMFNIVAYGLNANEEIDYDDMERVAMETRPKLIIGGASAYALRFDFERMGQIAKKVGAYFMVDMAHYAGLVAAGLYPNPVPHADFVTSTTHKTLRGPRGGLILAKAEYEKMLNSSVFPTLQGGPLEHVIAAKAVAFKEALQPEFKEYQQQVLKNAAAMAQTLTERGLRIVSGRTESHVFLVDLRAKGLTGKAADAALGKAHITVNKNSIPNDPESPFVTSGIRLGSPAITTRGFKEEEARLVANLIADVLDAPEDDAVIARVAGQVKALTDRFPVYAR from the coding sequence ATGTTTCCTGCAAACCACACTATCCACGCTTTTGACCCGGAACTCGCTGCGGCCATGGACGCCGAAATCGTCCGCCAGCACGAGCACATCGAGCTGATTGCTTCCGAAAACTACACCAGCCCGGCGGTGATGGAAGCGCAAGGCTCGCAACTGACCAACAAGTACGCTGAAGGTTATCCGGGCAAGCGTTACTACGGTGGCTGCGAGTACGTCGACAAGGTGGAGCAGCTGGCCATCGACCGCGTCAAGGAGCTGTTTGGTGCCGAGTACGCCAACGTGCAGCCGCACTCCGGCTCGCAGGCCAACCAGGCAGTGTATTTCTCCATCCTCAAGCCGGGTGACACCGTGATGGGGATGAACCTGGGCCACGGTGGCCACCTGACCCACGGTTCGCCGGCCAACCTGTCGGGCAAGATGTTCAACATCGTGGCCTACGGCCTGAACGCCAACGAAGAAATCGACTACGACGACATGGAACGCGTGGCGATGGAAACCCGGCCGAAGCTGATCATCGGCGGTGCCTCGGCCTACGCCCTGCGCTTTGACTTTGAACGCATGGGCCAGATCGCCAAAAAGGTCGGCGCCTACTTCATGGTCGACATGGCGCACTACGCCGGCCTGGTGGCTGCCGGCCTGTACCCGAACCCGGTGCCGCACGCCGACTTCGTGACCTCGACCACCCACAAGACCCTGCGCGGCCCGCGCGGCGGCCTGATCCTCGCCAAGGCCGAATACGAGAAGATGCTCAACTCGTCGGTGTTCCCGACCCTGCAGGGCGGCCCGCTCGAGCACGTGATCGCCGCCAAGGCCGTGGCCTTCAAGGAAGCCCTGCAACCGGAATTCAAGGAATACCAGCAGCAGGTGCTGAAGAACGCCGCTGCCATGGCGCAGACCCTGACCGAACGCGGCCTGCGCATCGTGTCCGGCCGCACCGAAAGCCACGTGTTCCTGGTTGACCTGCGTGCCAAGGGCCTGACCGGCAAGGCCGCCGACGCCGCACTGGGCAAGGCGCACATCACCGTCAACAAGAACTCGATCCCCAACGATCCGGAAAGCCCGTTCGTGACTTCCGGCATCCGTCTGGGCAGCCCGGCCATCACCACCCGCGGCTTCAAGGAAGAAGAAGCCCGTCTGGTCGCCAACCTGATCGCCGACGTGCTGGATGCGCCGGAAGACGACGCCGTGATCGCCCGCGTGGCAGGCCAGGTCAAGGCTCTGACCGACCGCTTCCCGGTTTACGCCAGGTAA
- a CDS encoding FAD-dependent oxidoreductase: MADVFQFMNTQRNPGEKFSAELRKRKFVEIYAPLTQHDAEEQAARCLACGNPYCEWECPVHNFIPNWLKLVKEGRLFEAAELSHKTNSLPEICGRVCPQDRLCEGSCTLNQGGFGAVTIGSVEKYITDEAFKAGWRPDMSHVVWSDKKVAIIGAGPAGLACADVLVRNGVRPVVFDRYEEIGGLLTFGIPEFKLEKSIVRRRREIMEGMGVEFRLNTEIGRDVQMDELLAGYDAVFMGMGAYQYMKGGFAGEELPGVIEALPFLVNNVRQCMGTLGDETPLSVEGRRVVVLGGGDTAMDCNRTSIRQGARKVICAYRRDEANMPGSRREVANAREEGVEFLWNRQPMGIEQAADGSLRLRLAETRLGVPDARGRQSAEVVPGSEQVIECDHVIIAFGFSVERMPWFDAAGIETDSRSRTVAPAAQTYAHQTSNPKVFAGGDQVRGADLVVRAVFEGRKAAEGMLAYLQVW; encoded by the coding sequence ATGGCTGACGTATTCCAGTTCATGAACACGCAGCGCAATCCGGGCGAGAAATTCTCGGCCGAACTGCGCAAGCGCAAATTCGTTGAAATCTACGCGCCGCTCACCCAGCACGATGCCGAGGAACAAGCGGCGCGCTGCCTGGCCTGTGGCAACCCCTACTGCGAGTGGGAGTGCCCGGTGCACAACTTCATTCCCAACTGGCTCAAGCTGGTGAAGGAAGGGCGCCTTTTTGAAGCGGCCGAGCTGTCGCACAAGACCAACAGCCTGCCGGAAATCTGCGGCCGGGTCTGTCCGCAGGACCGCCTGTGCGAAGGCAGCTGTACGCTCAACCAGGGCGGTTTTGGTGCCGTGACCATCGGCTCGGTGGAAAAGTACATCACCGACGAAGCCTTCAAGGCCGGCTGGCGCCCGGACATGAGCCATGTGGTGTGGAGCGACAAGAAGGTGGCCATCATCGGTGCCGGTCCGGCCGGCCTGGCCTGTGCCGACGTGCTGGTGCGCAACGGCGTGCGGCCGGTGGTGTTTGACCGCTACGAGGAAATCGGTGGCCTGCTCACCTTCGGCATTCCGGAATTCAAGCTGGAAAAGAGCATCGTCAGGCGCCGGCGCGAAATCATGGAAGGCATGGGGGTGGAGTTCCGCCTCAATACCGAAATCGGCCGCGACGTGCAGATGGACGAGCTGCTGGCCGGTTACGACGCCGTCTTCATGGGCATGGGCGCCTATCAGTACATGAAGGGCGGCTTTGCCGGCGAAGAACTGCCGGGCGTGATCGAGGCGCTGCCGTTCCTCGTCAACAACGTGCGCCAGTGCATGGGCACGCTGGGCGACGAAACGCCGCTGAGCGTCGAAGGCCGGCGCGTGGTGGTGCTGGGCGGCGGCGATACGGCGATGGACTGCAACCGCACATCGATCCGCCAGGGAGCCAGGAAAGTCATCTGCGCCTACCGTCGTGACGAAGCCAACATGCCGGGATCAAGGCGCGAAGTCGCCAATGCTCGCGAAGAAGGCGTCGAATTCCTGTGGAACCGCCAGCCGATGGGCATCGAGCAGGCCGCCGACGGCAGCCTGCGGCTCCGGCTGGCCGAAACCCGGCTGGGCGTGCCGGATGCCAGGGGTCGCCAGAGTGCCGAAGTGGTGCCGGGCAGCGAACAGGTGATCGAGTGCGATCACGTCATCATTGCCTTCGGCTTTTCGGTCGAGCGCATGCCGTGGTTTGATGCTGCCGGTATCGAAACCGACAGCCGCAGCCGTACTGTGGCGCCGGCAGCCCAGACCTACGCCCACCAGACCAGCAACCCGAAAGTGTTTGCCGGCGGTGACCAGGTGCGTGGCGCCGATCTGGTGGTGCGTGCGGTGTTCGAAGGCCGCAAGGCAGCCGAAGGCATGCTGGCTTACCTGCAGGTCTGGTAG
- the rnhB gene encoding ribonuclease HII, translating into MDRRVCGVDEAGRGPLAGGVYAAAVILDPARPVEGLADSKKLSAARREALAPLIRERALAWCVAWATVEEIDRLNILHATMLAMCRAVDGLAVPPDAIEVDGNRVPPFVLDVPARAIVKGDATVAAISAASILAKTARDAECLELDARYPGYGFAAHKGYPTAAHVAAIERLGVLPVHRRSFGPVKRCLALGQQALEF; encoded by the coding sequence ATGGACAGGCGTGTGTGCGGTGTGGACGAGGCCGGGCGCGGCCCGCTGGCGGGCGGCGTATATGCCGCTGCCGTAATCCTGGACCCGGCGCGTCCGGTCGAAGGGCTGGCAGACTCCAAAAAACTCAGTGCCGCCCGGCGCGAGGCGCTGGCGCCCCTGATCCGCGAGCGGGCGCTGGCGTGGTGCGTGGCGTGGGCCACGGTGGAAGAAATCGACCGGCTCAACATCCTGCACGCCACCATGCTGGCTATGTGCCGGGCCGTGGATGGGCTGGCTGTGCCGCCTGATGCCATCGAGGTCGACGGTAACCGGGTGCCGCCGTTCGTGCTGGACGTACCGGCCCGGGCCATCGTCAAGGGTGATGCCACGGTGGCGGCGATTTCGGCCGCATCAATCCTCGCCAAGACCGCGCGCGATGCCGAGTGTCTGGAGCTGGACGCCCGCTATCCCGGTTACGGTTTTGCCGCGCACAAGGGCTATCCCACCGCCGCCCATGTGGCGGCCATCGAGCGGCTTGGCGTCTTGCCGGTGCACCGGCGCAGCTTTGGCCCGGTCAAGCGCTGCCTGGCACTCGGGCAGCAGGCACTGGAGTTCTGA
- a CDS encoding recombination-associated protein RdgC — MWFRQLALFRLPPDARPDLAKLEAGMEQHCFAPPSGLEWSSQGFVAPAGHAPDRLLHPLAGGALATLKREDKVLPAAVIRDVLESKVADIEAREARPVGRKEKRELKEQVTDDLLPRAFTKTGRTRALLDVQAGWILVDAAGQKAEALVSALREALPPFPARLPHTQLSPGSAMTGWLAGEVPDGFELDCDCELKSPGDDGATVRCSKQDLTAPEVRQHLDTGKVVTRLGLVWQERIRFVLTEQLELKRLQFLDVLEEQASQAGDDAPALFDATATLMLGELRHLVADLIAALGGETEA, encoded by the coding sequence ATGTGGTTTCGCCAACTCGCACTTTTTCGCCTGCCGCCAGACGCCCGGCCGGATCTGGCCAAACTGGAAGCCGGCATGGAACAACACTGTTTTGCCCCGCCCAGCGGGCTTGAGTGGTCAAGTCAGGGGTTTGTCGCACCGGCCGGCCACGCCCCGGACCGCCTGCTGCATCCGCTTGCCGGCGGCGCACTGGCGACGCTCAAGCGCGAGGACAAGGTGTTGCCGGCAGCGGTGATCCGCGACGTGCTGGAAAGCAAGGTTGCCGACATCGAGGCACGCGAGGCCCGTCCGGTCGGCCGCAAGGAAAAGCGCGAACTGAAAGAACAGGTGACTGACGACCTGCTGCCGCGCGCCTTCACCAAGACCGGCCGCACCCGCGCCCTGCTGGACGTGCAGGCCGGCTGGATTCTGGTGGATGCCGCCGGGCAGAAGGCCGAGGCCCTGGTCAGCGCCCTGCGCGAAGCCCTGCCGCCGTTTCCGGCCCGCCTGCCGCATACGCAGCTGTCGCCTGGCAGCGCCATGACCGGCTGGCTGGCTGGCGAAGTGCCGGACGGCTTTGAGCTGGATTGCGACTGCGAACTGAAATCCCCCGGTGACGACGGCGCCACCGTGCGTTGCAGCAAACAGGACCTGACCGCTCCGGAAGTGCGCCAGCACCTGGATACCGGCAAGGTTGTCACCCGACTGGGCCTCGTGTGGCAGGAGCGCATCCGCTTCGTGCTGACCGAGCAGCTGGAGCTCAAGCGCCTGCAATTCCTCGACGTACTGGAAGAACAGGCCAGCCAGGCCGGCGACGATGCTCCGGCCCTGTTCGATGCCACCGCCACCCTGATGCTGGGCGAACTGCGGCACCTAGTCGCTGACCTGATTGCGGCCCTGGGCGGCGAAACCGAAGCCTGA
- the gltB gene encoding glutamate synthase large subunit gives MERQQWLRGTLYSPAFEQDSCGFGLIAQLDDQPSHWLVSTAISSLAQLTHRGAVAADGKSGDGCGLLFRKPDGFLREVAAEAGIALKKLYAAGLVFVSREEGTGAASLSALTLSLEAQGLEVAGYREVPTDASACGEYALKTLPAIRQVFVNCPFGMDEADFKRRLYVARRLAEKAAKGVDASFYIPTLNPDTLSYKGLVTPENLPAFFLDLKDPRFESSLAVFHQRFSTNTWPQWKLAQPFRFLAHNGEINTVQGNRNWARAREQIMASPMLDMDAVRPIVQTDGSDSMSLDNMLEGLLMGGIPLFRALRLLVPPAWQNVDSTDKDLRAFYEFNSMHMEPWDGPAGIVLTDGRYAACMLDRNGLRPARYVLTKDRILTISSEVGVWDYAPEDVVMKGRVKPGQIFAADLQTGELLMPEDIDAMLKAAKPYRQWIKDNARKLEFSLDDDTTLAPMSAEQLTVCQKMFNVSQEERDQVIRVLAEDGQEATGSMGDDTPMAVLSQKVRSPFDYLRQQFAQVTNPPIDPIREAVVMSLNSVFGPERNMFDETAEHAKRLEIRSPVLSHEKFIHVTTRSEPYLKATSFDLCYDPSDIDLEGAIRRLCEHVTEAVREGTVIVVLSDRNIAANRLPIHALFATGAVHHALIDAGLRCRSNILVETGTARDPHQIACLIGYGATAIYPYLAYQVIVDMVQAGVINQRVNEALQHYRKGINKGLMKVLSKMGISTIASYRGGQLFEAVGVHDDVVELCLKDTVSRVSGARFEDFEADQKSLARFAFNPMRPVSQGGLLKYVHGEEYHAYNPDVVMMLQKAVQNGDYDAWQTYAHLVNSRPVAMFRDLMQLKADDRAAIPLEEVEPVEAILKRFDSAGMSLGALSPEAHEALAIAMNRLGGRSNSGEGGEDPVRYGTEKMSKIKQVASGRFGVTPHYLVNAEVLQIKVAQGAKPGEGGQLPGDKVSPLIAQLRCSKPGISLISPPPHHDIYSIEDLAQLIFDLKQVNPRALVSVKLVAEPGVGTIAAGVAKAYADLITISGYDGGTGASPLTSVKYAGTPWELGLTEAQQVLRANGLRGRVRMQTDGGLKTGLDVIKAAILGAESFGFGTGPMIALGCKFLRICHLNNCATGVATQEVKLRSKHFIGLPEMVMNYFTFVAQETREWMAKLGVRSMDELIGRLDLIELMAGHTDRQKKLDLSSLISMGDIPADEPRYCVVDSNPSFDLGELAEQMVVDAREAIDHKSMLRLEYPIRNIHRSIGARISGEIARVHGADGLPDGCLTFRFTGSAGQSFGVWNAKGLTLELEGDANDYVGKGMAGGRVVVYPPKNAGYKSNESIIVGNTCLYGATGGQLFAAGVAGERFGVRNSGALAVIEGAGDHCCEYMTGGCVIVLGDTGHNFGAGMTGGFAFVYDEDERFPHRYNNELIDINRIRGEAMGQYRAYLLDKIARHVEYTGSVAGRAMLENFDDAVDHFWLVKPKAAKLDSLLKD, from the coding sequence ATGGAACGACAACAATGGTTGCGGGGCACGCTGTACAGCCCGGCATTTGAACAGGACAGCTGTGGCTTCGGCCTGATCGCCCAACTGGACGATCAGCCGTCGCACTGGCTGGTTTCCACCGCGATCAGCTCGCTTGCGCAGCTGACCCACCGCGGGGCAGTGGCTGCCGACGGCAAGTCCGGTGACGGTTGCGGCCTGCTGTTCCGCAAGCCGGACGGCTTTTTGCGCGAGGTGGCGGCCGAGGCCGGCATCGCGCTGAAAAAACTCTATGCAGCCGGTCTGGTGTTTGTCAGCCGCGAGGAAGGAACCGGAGCCGCCTCTCTGTCGGCCCTGACGCTGTCGCTGGAAGCGCAGGGACTGGAAGTGGCCGGCTACCGCGAGGTGCCGACCGATGCGTCGGCCTGTGGCGAGTATGCGCTCAAGACGCTGCCGGCGATCCGGCAGGTATTCGTCAACTGTCCTTTCGGGATGGATGAAGCCGACTTCAAGCGCCGCCTCTACGTGGCCCGCCGGCTGGCCGAAAAGGCTGCCAAAGGCGTGGATGCCAGCTTCTACATCCCGACCCTGAACCCGGACACCCTGTCCTACAAGGGTCTGGTGACGCCGGAAAACCTGCCGGCCTTCTTCCTTGACCTCAAGGACCCGCGTTTCGAGTCGAGCCTGGCGGTCTTCCACCAGCGCTTCTCGACCAATACGTGGCCGCAGTGGAAGCTGGCGCAGCCGTTCCGCTTCCTCGCCCACAACGGCGAAATCAACACCGTGCAGGGCAACCGCAACTGGGCGCGGGCCCGCGAGCAGATCATGGCGTCGCCGATGCTCGACATGGATGCCGTGCGTCCCATCGTGCAGACCGACGGTTCGGATTCGATGAGCCTCGACAACATGCTCGAGGGCCTGCTGATGGGCGGCATTCCGCTGTTCCGCGCCCTGCGCCTCCTGGTGCCGCCGGCCTGGCAGAACGTCGATTCCACCGACAAGGACCTGCGCGCCTTCTACGAATTCAACTCCATGCACATGGAGCCGTGGGACGGCCCGGCCGGCATCGTGCTGACCGACGGCCGCTACGCTGCCTGCATGCTGGACCGCAACGGCCTGCGCCCGGCGCGTTACGTGCTGACCAAAGACCGCATCCTGACCATTTCGTCCGAAGTCGGCGTCTGGGATTACGCACCGGAAGACGTGGTGATGAAGGGCCGTGTCAAGCCGGGGCAGATTTTTGCTGCCGACCTGCAAACGGGCGAGCTCTTGATGCCGGAAGACATCGACGCCATGCTCAAGGCGGCCAAGCCTTACCGCCAGTGGATCAAGGACAACGCCAGAAAGCTCGAATTCTCGCTGGACGACGACACCACGCTGGCCCCGATGTCAGCCGAGCAGCTGACCGTCTGCCAGAAGATGTTCAACGTCAGCCAGGAAGAGCGCGACCAGGTCATCCGCGTGCTGGCCGAGGACGGCCAGGAAGCCACCGGCTCGATGGGCGACGACACGCCGATGGCCGTGCTGTCGCAAAAGGTGCGCTCGCCGTTCGATTACCTGCGCCAGCAGTTTGCCCAGGTGACCAACCCGCCGATCGACCCGATCCGCGAAGCCGTGGTGATGTCGCTCAACTCGGTGTTCGGTCCCGAGCGCAACATGTTCGACGAGACCGCCGAACACGCCAAGCGCCTGGAAATCCGCAGCCCGGTGCTGAGCCACGAAAAGTTCATCCACGTCACCACCCGCTCCGAGCCGTACCTGAAGGCTACCAGCTTTGACCTGTGCTACGACCCGTCGGACATCGACCTTGAAGGCGCCATCCGTCGTCTGTGCGAGCACGTCACCGAGGCCGTGCGCGAAGGCACGGTGATCGTGGTGCTGTCCGACCGCAACATCGCCGCCAACCGGCTGCCGATCCATGCCCTGTTCGCCACCGGCGCCGTGCACCATGCGCTGATCGACGCCGGCCTGCGCTGCCGCTCGAACATCCTGGTCGAAACCGGCACCGCGCGCGATCCGCACCAGATTGCCTGCCTGATCGGCTACGGCGCCACCGCCATCTACCCTTATCTCGCCTACCAGGTCATCGTCGACATGGTGCAGGCCGGCGTAATCAACCAGCGTGTCAACGAGGCGTTGCAGCACTACCGCAAGGGCATCAACAAGGGCCTGATGAAGGTGCTCTCGAAGATGGGCATCTCCACCATCGCCAGCTATCGCGGCGGCCAGCTGTTTGAAGCGGTTGGCGTGCACGACGACGTGGTCGAGCTGTGCCTGAAGGACACCGTCAGCCGCGTGTCGGGCGCCCGCTTCGAAGACTTTGAGGCCGACCAGAAATCGCTGGCGCGCTTTGCCTTCAATCCGATGCGCCCCGTGTCGCAGGGCGGCCTGCTGAAGTACGTCCATGGCGAGGAATACCACGCCTACAACCCGGACGTGGTAATGATGCTGCAAAAGGCGGTGCAGAACGGCGACTACGACGCCTGGCAGACCTACGCCCATCTGGTCAACAGCCGTCCGGTGGCGATGTTCCGCGACCTGATGCAGCTCAAGGCCGACGACAGGGCCGCCATCCCGCTGGAAGAAGTCGAACCGGTCGAGGCCATCCTCAAGCGCTTTGACTCCGCAGGCATGTCGCTCGGTGCCCTGAGTCCCGAGGCACACGAGGCACTGGCCATCGCCATGAACCGGCTGGGCGGACGCTCCAACTCCGGTGAAGGCGGCGAAGACCCGGTGCGCTACGGCACCGAAAAGATGTCGAAGATCAAGCAGGTCGCCTCCGGCCGCTTCGGTGTCACCCCGCACTACCTCGTCAACGCCGAAGTGTTGCAGATCAAGGTGGCGCAGGGCGCCAAACCGGGAGAAGGCGGCCAGCTGCCGGGCGACAAGGTCAGCCCGCTGATCGCCCAGCTGCGCTGCTCCAAGCCGGGCATCAGCCTGATTTCGCCGCCGCCGCACCACGACATCTACTCGATCGAAGACCTTGCCCAGCTGATTTTCGACCTCAAACAGGTCAATCCGCGTGCGCTGGTATCGGTCAAGCTGGTGGCCGAACCGGGGGTCGGCACCATCGCCGCCGGCGTGGCCAAGGCCTACGCCGACCTCATTACCATTTCCGGCTACGACGGCGGTACGGGCGCCAGCCCGCTGACGTCGGTCAAGTACGCCGGCACGCCGTGGGAACTGGGCCTGACCGAAGCCCAGCAGGTACTGCGCGCCAACGGCCTGCGCGGCCGGGTGCGCATGCAGACCGACGGCGGCCTCAAGACCGGCCTTGATGTCATCAAGGCGGCCATCCTTGGCGCCGAGAGCTTCGGCTTCGGCACCGGCCCGATGATTGCGCTGGGCTGCAAGTTCCTGCGCATTTGCCATCTCAACAACTGCGCCACCGGCGTTGCCACCCAGGAAGTGAAACTGCGCAGCAAGCACTTCATCGGCCTGCCGGAAATGGTGATGAACTACTTCACCTTCGTGGCACAGGAAACCCGCGAGTGGATGGCGAAACTCGGCGTGCGCAGCATGGACGAGCTGATCGGCCGCCTCGACCTGATCGAGCTCATGGCCGGCCATACCGACCGGCAGAAAAAACTCGACCTGAGCTCGCTGATTTCCATGGGCGACATTCCGGCCGACGAGCCGCGCTACTGCGTGGTCGACAGCAACCCGTCGTTTGACCTGGGCGAACTGGCCGAACAGATGGTGGTGGATGCCCGTGAAGCCATCGACCACAAGTCGATGCTGCGTCTGGAATACCCGATCCGCAACATCCACCGCTCGATCGGTGCGCGCATCTCGGGCGAGATTGCCCGCGTGCACGGAGCCGACGGCCTGCCGGACGGCTGCCTGACCTTCCGGTTCACCGGTTCGGCCGGCCAGAGCTTTGGCGTGTGGAATGCCAAGGGCCTGACGCTGGAACTGGAAGGCGACGCCAACGACTACGTCGGCAAGGGCATGGCCGGTGGCCGCGTGGTGGTGTATCCGCCGAAGAACGCTGGCTACAAGAGCAACGAGTCGATCATCGTCGGCAATACCTGTCTCTACGGTGCTACCGGTGGCCAGCTGTTTGCCGCCGGTGTGGCGGGCGAGCGCTTCGGCGTGCGCAACTCGGGGGCACTGGCCGTGATCGAAGGGGCGGGCGACCACTGCTGCGAATACATGACCGGCGGTTGCGTCATCGTGCTGGGCGACACCGGCCACAACTTCGGCGCCGGCATGACGGGCGGCTTTGCCTTCGTCTACGACGAGGACGAACGCTTCCCGCACCGCTACAACAACGAGCTGATCGATATCAACCGCATCCGTGGCGAAGCCATGGGCCAGTACCGTGCCTATCTGCTCGACAAGATTGCCCGGCATGTCGAATACACCGGTTCGGTTGCCGGACGCGCCATGCTGGAGAACTTTGACGATGCAGTGGACCACTTCTGGCTCGTCAAGCCGAAGGCGGCAAAGCTCGACAGCCTGCTGAAGGACTGA
- a CDS encoding methyl-accepting chemotaxis protein, with product MKVNLPVTRNETPFTRGTIVTKTDLKGVITYANDAFVEISGFSREELIGQSQNIVRHPDMPKAAFADLWQTIKAGRSWRGMVKNRCKNGDHYWVDAFIVPVHKNGNTVGYMSVRTPPSREQIDAADKLYSAIGVDGKLPVARRHLSLSMHAKRTILLVTLNLLILVAGLTDTTLLRDGAIALSMLLSIGFIGVHARERGRLRRIVNTFGAMAEGRLDTRLPHNREDDLGQIEGGLAYMQVHIKVIIDDLIQAARLVQDRSEGLQTRMRDTLGRFEQQFEQIRAISGSVEQMSTSISTVADSSGDVAQATRTAHEVAAGSAESMTRSRDETRAVVKTVSEAQETIAALHDAVRNIGTVTDTIREIADQTNLLALNAAIEAARAGEAGRGFAVVADEVRKLAERTSKSTMEINDIVGQITNVTDHAVSAMQAVGERSTQGEIHLAETAASLSNIVDASQTINDRMRDIAETNQQQSGAAQDLAQRMVAISARIEDATREIEAAGRLVNDLFRQAHAMNEVVSHFDNDTPARQPRSAQVTKSPGH from the coding sequence ATGAAAGTCAATCTGCCTGTCACTCGTAACGAAACGCCCTTCACCCGCGGCACCATCGTTACCAAAACCGATCTCAAAGGCGTCATCACCTACGCCAACGATGCCTTCGTCGAGATTTCCGGCTTCAGCCGGGAAGAACTGATCGGCCAGAGCCAGAACATCGTCCGTCACCCGGACATGCCCAAGGCCGCCTTTGCCGACCTGTGGCAAACCATCAAGGCCGGTCGCTCCTGGCGCGGCATGGTGAAAAACCGCTGCAAGAACGGTGACCATTACTGGGTGGATGCCTTCATCGTGCCGGTCCACAAGAACGGCAACACGGTGGGCTACATGTCAGTGCGTACCCCGCCAAGCCGGGAACAGATCGACGCAGCCGACAAGCTCTACAGCGCCATCGGCGTGGACGGCAAACTGCCGGTTGCCCGCCGGCACCTCAGCCTGTCCATGCACGCCAAGCGCACCATCCTGCTGGTCACGCTCAACTTGCTGATCCTGGTCGCCGGCCTGACCGACACCACCCTGCTGCGCGACGGTGCCATTGCCCTGTCCATGCTGCTTTCCATCGGTTTCATCGGCGTCCACGCCCGCGAGCGCGGACGCCTGCGCCGCATCGTCAACACCTTTGGCGCCATGGCCGAAGGCCGCCTCGACACCCGGCTGCCCCACAACCGCGAAGACGACCTAGGGCAGATCGAAGGCGGACTCGCATACATGCAGGTACACATCAAGGTCATCATTGACGACCTCATCCAGGCCGCCCGGCTGGTGCAGGACCGCAGCGAAGGATTGCAGACGCGCATGCGCGACACGCTGGGCCGGTTCGAGCAGCAGTTCGAGCAGATCCGCGCCATCTCCGGTTCGGTCGAGCAAATGAGTACGTCCATCAGCACGGTGGCCGACAGCAGTGGCGACGTGGCGCAGGCGACCCGCACCGCCCACGAAGTGGCCGCCGGCAGCGCCGAATCGATGACGCGCTCGCGCGACGAAACCCGCGCCGTGGTCAAGACCGTTTCCGAAGCCCAGGAAACCATTGCCGCCCTGCACGACGCCGTGCGCAACATCGGCACCGTGACCGACACCATCCGCGAAATTGCCGACCAGACCAACCTGCTGGCCCTGAATGCCGCCATCGAAGCCGCACGGGCCGGCGAGGCCGGGCGCGGCTTTGCCGTGGTGGCCGACGAAGTACGCAAGCTGGCCGAACGCACCAGCAAGAGCACGATGGAAATCAACGACATCGTCGGCCAGATCACCAATGTCACCGACCACGCCGTCAGCGCCATGCAGGCCGTGGGCGAACGCTCGACCCAGGGCGAAATCCACCTCGCCGAAACGGCAGCCAGCCTCAGCAACATCGTCGATGCCAGCCAGACCATCAACGACCGCATGCGTGACATCGCCGAGACCAACCAGCAGCAGTCCGGTGCCGCACAGGACCTGGCCCAGCGCATGGTGGCCATCAGCGCCCGGATCGAGGATGCCACCCGGGAAATCGAAGCCGCCGGCCGGCTGGTGAACGACCTGTTCCGGCAGGCGCATGCGATGAACGAAGTCGTCAGCCACTTCGACAACGACACACCGGCACGCCAGCCCCGCTCCGCACAGGTCACCAAGTCGCCCGGTCATTGA
- a CDS encoding DNA-deoxyinosine glycosylase has product MKRSFAPVVDAGVRVLILGSLPGEASLAASQYYAHPQNQFWRLLGSVLDWPELAGLAYEDRLAGLLARGVGLWDVVAQAHRRGSLDAAIRDAVGNDLPGLVAELPALRAVAFNGQTAWKARRPLEGMPLQLLALPSSSPAYTRPFADKLAVWHQLADWL; this is encoded by the coding sequence GTGAAACGCAGCTTTGCGCCCGTGGTCGATGCCGGCGTGCGGGTGCTGATCCTGGGCTCGCTGCCGGGCGAAGCCTCGCTGGCGGCAAGCCAGTATTACGCCCATCCGCAAAACCAGTTCTGGCGCTTGCTGGGGAGTGTGCTCGACTGGCCGGAACTGGCCGGTCTGGCCTACGAGGATCGCCTGGCCGGCCTGCTGGCGCGCGGCGTCGGCCTGTGGGACGTGGTGGCGCAGGCGCACCGGCGCGGCAGCCTTGATGCCGCAATCCGCGATGCCGTCGGCAACGATTTGCCGGGACTGGTGGCGGAGCTGCCGGCCTTGCGGGCGGTGGCTTTCAATGGCCAGACGGCCTGGAAGGCGCGGCGACCACTGGAGGGCATGCCGCTGCAACTGCTTGCCCTGCCGTCGTCCAGCCCGGCATATACCCGGCCGTTTGCCGACAAGCTGGCAGTGTGGCATCAGCTGGCTGACTGGCTGTAG